The Pseudomonas sp. MPC6 nucleotide sequence TTCACGCTGGAGCGACCCGGCGCCGGTGCTGCTGCGCAATCGTCTGCTCGATGGTTTCCAGCGTGACGGTCGGGTGTCGCTGCTGAGCACCGATGACAGTAATTTCCAGGCGGACCTGGAGCTGGGCGGCAATCTGCAGGCGTTCCAGACGGAATACCAGGACCGCACGGCGAGCGTGGTCGTGCGACTGGATGCGTTGCTGGTGCGCGGTCATGACCAGCGGATCCTCGCCAGCCGGCGCTTTGAAGTGCGTCAGCCGTTGAGCGATGTGAAGGTGCCGGCGGTAGTGGCCGGGTTTGGCCAGGCGAGTGATCAACTGACGGCACAGGTGGTGGCCTGGACGGTTGAGCAAGGGCGCAAAGCTGCGCCGCCACCAAAACCCTGAGCCCAACACTGAACCCTGTGGGAGCGGGCTTGCTCGCGAAGGCGTTGTTTCAATCGACATCAATACTGAATGACACACCGCTTTCGCGAGCAAGCCCGCTTGTATGTTTAGACTTGTAGGGGTGGTGGGACTAAAAGCCAGCATCTGACTCTAGCCAGTACAGACCGTGGGAGACTTCGCCCCACCCCTTCACCAAAGCGCCGATAAGGAATGCATCGGCCATGACCGACGATAGAAGCAAGCC carries:
- a CDS encoding ABC-type transport auxiliary lipoprotein family protein, translating into MKVSHLAILAAFALTASCSILPKSEPSDVYRLPTSQSSASGNPAMPQPWSLRLTKPQASQALNSPNIAVIPQGDLISSYKASRWSDPAPVLLRNRLLDGFQRDGRVSLLSTDDSNFQADLELGGNLQAFQTEYQDRTASVVVRLDALLVRGHDQRILASRRFEVRQPLSDVKVPAVVAGFGQASDQLTAQVVAWTVEQGRKAAPPPKP